A genomic stretch from Erysipelothrix sp. HDW6C includes:
- a CDS encoding cold-shock protein: protein MSTGKVKFFNAEKGYGFITIDGGQDVFVHFSAIEAEGYKSLDEGQEVSFEVVEGPRGEQAANVRAI from the coding sequence ATGAGTACAGGTAAAGTGAAATTCTTTAACGCTGAAAAAGGTTACGGATTCATTACTATCGATGGTGGGCAAGATGTGTTTGTTCATTTTTCAGCAATCGAAGCAGAAGGCTACAAGTCATTAGATGAAGGACAAGAAGTCAGCTTTGAAGTTGTTGAAGGTCCACGCGGTGAGCAAGCAGCAAACGTTAGAGCTATCTAA
- a CDS encoding signal peptidase I, translated as MRKGRDIGSVVFFTVVGIIALFIGAMMFFPQQMSHFFHFRHYVVISNSMEPVINVNDAVIVQKVEPSSLNVGDIITFKMNIDEDEDEEYVTHYIAEIENDKFRTKPNISNSWDRWIVPSEKIEGKVVLVIPKIGALLILMYNNAVPLLLVANALVIITIIRVYFDKDEKEADES; from the coding sequence ATGCGTAAAGGTAGAGATATTGGGTCGGTAGTGTTTTTCACAGTTGTGGGAATTATTGCATTATTTATTGGTGCGATGATGTTTTTTCCTCAACAGATGTCGCACTTCTTCCACTTTCGCCATTATGTTGTAATCAGTAACAGTATGGAACCGGTGATCAACGTTAACGATGCTGTTATTGTCCAAAAAGTCGAACCGAGCTCACTTAATGTGGGTGATATTATTACCTTTAAGATGAACATTGATGAAGACGAAGACGAAGAGTATGTAACACATTATATTGCTGAGATAGAAAATGACAAATTTCGTACAAAACCAAATATCAGCAATTCATGGGACAGATGGATAGTACCGTCCGAAAAAATAGAAGGAAAAGTCGTTTTGGTCATTCCTAAAATTGGCGCTCTTCTTATTCTAATGTATAACAATGCCGTACCATTGCTCCTTGTAGCAAATGCGTTGGTAATTATTACGATCATTCGTGTTTATTTTGATAAAGACGAAAAGGAAGCAGATGAATCATAA
- the msrB gene encoding peptide-methionine (R)-S-oxide reductase MsrB — translation MDLKDTLTDIQYEVTQNNATERPFTGEYDDFYDKGIYVDIVSGEALFSSKDKYDAGCGWPSFTKPINNVTEIEDVSHNMHRIEVRSVDANSHLGHVFNDGPRDEGGLRYCINSAALRFIPKEEMEAAGYGEYLKFV, via the coding sequence ATGGATTTAAAAGACACATTAACAGACATTCAGTATGAGGTTACACAAAACAATGCTACAGAGCGCCCTTTCACCGGCGAGTACGATGATTTCTATGATAAAGGAATCTATGTTGATATTGTCAGCGGTGAGGCACTCTTCTCTTCGAAAGATAAATACGACGCAGGTTGCGGCTGGCCATCTTTCACAAAACCAATTAATAATGTAACAGAAATTGAAGACGTCTCTCACAACATGCACCGCATTGAGGTGCGCTCAGTGGATGCTAACTCCCATTTGGGCCATGTATTCAATGATGGCCCTCGTGACGAAGGCGGTTTACGCTACTGCATCAATTCTGCGGCCCTTCGCTTTATTCCTAAAGAGGAAATGGAAGCAGCGGGTTACGGTGAGTATTTGAAGTTTGTTTAG
- a CDS encoding RluA family pseudouridine synthase — translation MKHTITVQKDDEVLNVVLNADLPYSRSKIKSLLKHECISIDNEVTTQFDDQVHAGQTITIVSHNQQRDTPLTIIYEDRDILVIDKPYKLLTVATNKNEELTAYRLASDYIKTQDSKKRIFIVHRLDQDTSGVLMFAKSEAVKKAYQDDWNNLVLDRTYVAIVEGKVVKDEDTIRSFLRENKTTHMYSTTTGQEAITHYKVIKKTENLSVLKVNLDTGRKNQIRVHMNDIGHPIIGDRKYDAKTNPIKRMGLHAYRLTIKNPKTHKVMDFVSPLPPKFKRLTKVTQKQEEDI, via the coding sequence ATGAAACATACAATAACCGTACAAAAAGACGATGAAGTTCTGAACGTCGTGCTCAACGCTGACCTTCCTTACAGTCGTTCAAAAATTAAATCATTACTCAAACATGAATGTATCTCAATCGATAATGAGGTGACAACTCAGTTTGATGATCAAGTGCATGCAGGACAAACCATTACCATTGTATCGCACAATCAACAACGTGATACGCCGCTCACAATTATCTATGAAGACCGTGACATTTTAGTTATTGATAAGCCCTATAAACTACTGACAGTCGCTACAAATAAAAATGAAGAGCTTACTGCATACCGTTTGGCAAGTGACTATATCAAGACTCAAGACTCCAAGAAGCGAATTTTCATTGTACACCGCTTGGATCAAGACACTTCTGGGGTTCTCATGTTCGCCAAGAGCGAGGCTGTTAAGAAGGCATACCAAGACGATTGGAATAATTTGGTACTCGATAGAACTTATGTTGCAATTGTTGAAGGAAAGGTCGTTAAAGACGAGGACACAATACGTTCATTCCTTCGTGAAAACAAAACAACGCACATGTATTCAACAACAACAGGGCAAGAAGCAATTACCCACTATAAAGTTATTAAGAAAACAGAAAACCTTTCTGTACTCAAAGTAAATTTGGATACCGGACGTAAGAACCAAATTCGGGTTCATATGAATGATATTGGCCATCCCATTATCGGAGATCGCAAATACGATGCCAAAACCAACCCCATCAAGCGTATGGGTTTGCATGCATACCGTTTAACCATTAAGAATCCAAAAACACATAAAGTAATGGACTTTGTTTCACCGCTTCCTCCAAAATTCAAACGCCTTACAAAAGTTACACAAAAGCAAGAAGAAGACATTTAA
- a CDS encoding phosphotransferase — protein MKNSKVQLQGGNISSVFRDADTVIRTRKKETPTIHRFLNHLQSKGFTASPRVIALEAETEILSYMDGDILKDYPHAFTIEQRIAIVKSVATLLREFHDKGQDFEVMPSDSFFLRYEGPKDDCVMCHNDIAPYNMTFKGTSAHGIFDFDTICPAPRKWDIAYAVYRFASLGNEYLAIYNSKEHENRIHLVKVFCDAYGWEAQGIIKDVCARLQALVDLFDREVERNTQAFIDMKKAGHQDFYKKEIVFLKSAYKNDFI, from the coding sequence ATGAAGAATTCTAAAGTCCAATTACAGGGTGGGAATATTTCCAGCGTATTTCGCGATGCGGATACAGTCATTCGAACAAGAAAAAAAGAAACACCCACGATCCATCGTTTTCTAAATCATCTTCAATCCAAAGGATTCACAGCTTCCCCGCGAGTTATCGCGCTTGAAGCGGAAACTGAGATTCTTAGTTATATGGATGGCGATATCTTAAAGGACTACCCACATGCATTTACGATTGAGCAAAGAATAGCCATCGTGAAATCTGTTGCAACATTGCTTCGAGAATTTCATGATAAAGGGCAGGATTTTGAAGTCATGCCTTCTGATTCTTTTTTTCTAAGATACGAAGGTCCCAAAGATGACTGTGTAATGTGTCACAATGACATAGCACCCTATAATATGACATTTAAGGGAACAAGTGCACATGGCATTTTTGATTTTGACACAATATGCCCTGCCCCTCGAAAGTGGGATATCGCTTACGCTGTATATCGTTTCGCTTCACTTGGGAACGAGTATCTCGCGATTTATAACAGCAAAGAACACGAAAATCGTATTCACCTTGTGAAGGTGTTTTGTGATGCGTATGGTTGGGAAGCACAGGGAATTATCAAAGATGTTTGTGCGCGTCTGCAGGCACTTGTTGATTTGTTTGATAGGGAAGTTGAGAGGAACACCCAGGCATTTATAGATATGAAAAAGGCGGGTCATCAAGATTTCTATAAAAAAGAGATTGTCTTCCTAAAATCTGCATACAAAAATGACTTTATTTAA
- a CDS encoding methylated-DNA--[protein]-cysteine S-methyltransferase: protein MKYTEFKHGDLILYLVKDGDALCYLGNDIDEMHTMFPNALVSSDAFQIECEQLTEYFDGKRKAFTLDLQPKGTAFQESVWNILNSIPFGTAVTYSDVAEKLGDKKKVRAVASAIGKNPIMIITPCHRVLGKDGKLHGFRGGLAMKSTLLNHESITH, encoded by the coding sequence ATGAAATATACAGAGTTTAAACATGGTGATCTGATACTCTATTTGGTAAAAGATGGCGACGCGCTGTGCTATTTAGGCAATGACATTGATGAAATGCATACTATGTTCCCCAATGCCCTTGTTTCTTCCGACGCGTTTCAAATCGAGTGCGAACAATTAACTGAGTATTTTGATGGAAAACGCAAGGCATTCACCTTGGACTTGCAACCAAAAGGAACTGCCTTCCAAGAGTCTGTGTGGAACATTCTCAATAGCATCCCATTTGGAACTGCCGTTACATACAGTGATGTTGCGGAAAAATTAGGCGACAAGAAAAAAGTGAGAGCTGTAGCAAGTGCAATTGGTAAAAACCCAATTATGATTATAACGCCTTGTCACCGTGTGCTTGGAAAAGATGGCAAACTCCATGGATTCCGAGGCGGTCTCGCAATGAAGTCAACACTACTCAATCACGAATCAATAACACATTAG
- a CDS encoding M42 family metallopeptidase, translating into MKHLINDLETLLNIKSPTGHSGLAVDFVETRFKELGLATRRTNKGALIATLEGENTSEEYTLSAHVDTLGCQVKEITADGMLKLTQIGGYAWTTIEGEHVSIETMDGTFYSGTIITIVASSHVHGGKTNSTERNEATLRVRIDQRVSNAKDVQKLGINVGDFVHLDPRTVVTDSGFIKSRHLDDKACIVSLFGMAEYFVNNNVKPSHTTNFFISNYEEVGHGASAAIPEKTVEFIAVDMAAPGSGQTSDEFSVTICAKDSSGPYDYELKKRLVKLAKDNNINYKIDIYPFYGSDGSAALRAGHDIRVGLIGPGVDASHSFERTHIEAIEATVNLGIAYLK; encoded by the coding sequence ATGAAACATTTAATCAATGATTTGGAAACACTTTTAAATATTAAGAGTCCAACGGGACACTCAGGGCTCGCTGTAGACTTTGTCGAAACACGCTTTAAGGAGCTTGGACTTGCAACACGTCGCACCAACAAAGGTGCATTGATTGCGACGCTTGAGGGAGAGAATACTTCTGAAGAATATACTTTATCCGCTCACGTTGACACCTTAGGCTGTCAAGTTAAAGAAATAACTGCTGATGGAATGCTGAAGCTTACACAAATTGGTGGTTATGCTTGGACAACCATTGAAGGAGAGCACGTATCTATTGAAACAATGGATGGTACATTCTACTCTGGAACAATTATTACGATTGTTGCTTCATCGCATGTTCATGGTGGCAAAACCAACAGTACTGAACGCAATGAAGCAACCCTCCGTGTTCGTATTGACCAACGCGTCAGCAATGCAAAGGATGTTCAGAAGCTTGGAATCAATGTCGGAGATTTTGTCCACCTCGATCCACGCACCGTTGTAACAGATTCAGGATTTATCAAATCCCGCCATCTTGATGATAAAGCCTGCATTGTTTCATTGTTCGGAATGGCAGAGTACTTTGTCAATAACAACGTCAAACCTTCACATACAACAAACTTCTTTATTTCAAATTACGAGGAAGTTGGCCATGGCGCATCTGCAGCAATTCCTGAAAAGACCGTTGAATTCATTGCCGTGGATATGGCTGCTCCGGGTTCCGGACAAACATCGGATGAGTTCTCTGTAACAATCTGTGCCAAAGATAGTTCTGGTCCCTATGACTATGAACTCAAGAAGCGCTTGGTTAAACTTGCAAAAGATAATAACATTAACTATAAAATCGATATTTATCCATTTTACGGATCCGATGGTTCTGCAGCATTGCGAGCAGGGCATGATATTCGTGTTGGTCTCATCGGCCCCGGTGTTGACGCATCACACAGTTTCGAGCGTACACACATTGAAGCAATTGAGGCAACTGTAAATCTTGGTATCGCATATCTAAAATAA
- a CDS encoding coenzyme F420-0:L-glutamate ligase, whose amino-acid sequence MTMKPNENKELNVTINNETFQRLPIKTKLVMPNDILETVIKDAATEYLQDGDILFVTEKIVAITQGRAYPIKEVKPRKLAYTLSNYVTKTPHGIGLGMPETMEMALRECGTPRIIFAAGVAAVSKIFGRKGDFYRVAGYKARSIDGPTPHTIPPYNEYVVLGPERPNEVAKELKAKFDQDIEVIVVDINDLGGNILGSSSPSVNLDLMVKILKDNPLGQKSQSTPIGIIRKVTV is encoded by the coding sequence ATGACAATGAAACCAAACGAAAATAAAGAACTTAATGTAACAATAAATAATGAAACATTCCAACGTTTACCGATTAAAACAAAGCTTGTAATGCCAAACGACATCCTCGAGACTGTCATTAAAGATGCTGCTACGGAGTACCTTCAAGATGGCGACATCTTGTTTGTCACAGAGAAAATCGTCGCAATTACTCAAGGGCGTGCCTATCCAATCAAGGAGGTCAAACCACGCAAACTTGCTTACACACTGTCAAACTATGTAACCAAGACCCCACATGGTATTGGTCTCGGAATGCCTGAAACAATGGAAATGGCACTGCGTGAATGTGGTACACCACGCATCATCTTTGCCGCTGGTGTTGCCGCAGTTTCAAAAATCTTTGGACGTAAAGGGGATTTTTACCGCGTTGCCGGTTATAAAGCCCGCTCTATTGACGGTCCAACACCCCACACAATTCCACCATATAACGAATATGTTGTACTCGGACCAGAACGTCCAAATGAAGTCGCTAAAGAACTTAAAGCGAAATTTGATCAAGACATCGAGGTGATTGTTGTCGATATCAACGATCTTGGTGGTAACATCCTAGGTTCAAGCAGTCCAAGTGTTAACCTTGATTTGATGGTTAAAATATTAAAGGATAACCCCCTAGGTCAAAAGTCACAATCGACCCCTATTGGAATTATCCGCAAAGTTACAGTTTAA
- a CDS encoding patatin family protein produces MDKIGLVLEGGGMRGAYTAGVLHWLLENDLHFDYVVGISSGALYAGMYVLNKPDALEDASIRVAADPRNIGLKAILNERTIVGYEYLYREISEEMDYPMTKMDTIPGDIEVGVYDIEGEKTVWKNKYDIAENPRYIQAACTLPIVGKRVRIDGRDYMDGGITTMIPVERSIAAGCAKHMIVTTKSKDYVRKPQGAFTGTLLKLVYRKFPKLVADFSNRVNVYYKERKLIDELVDDGKALYMYPSKELGVGRFKGSTEQFTELFAIAHQDCDARRDEIVSFYRSVKG; encoded by the coding sequence ATGGATAAAATTGGATTAGTTTTAGAAGGCGGCGGCATGCGTGGTGCGTATACTGCAGGTGTCTTACATTGGTTGTTAGAAAATGACTTACATTTTGACTATGTGGTTGGAATTTCATCAGGAGCATTGTACGCAGGTATGTATGTTCTCAATAAACCAGATGCTCTTGAAGATGCGTCGATTCGTGTTGCGGCCGATCCCCGAAATATTGGGTTAAAGGCAATTCTTAATGAGCGTACAATTGTTGGGTACGAATATTTGTACCGTGAAATTTCCGAAGAAATGGATTATCCCATGACGAAAATGGATACCATTCCCGGTGATATCGAAGTTGGTGTTTATGATATTGAAGGTGAAAAGACCGTGTGGAAAAATAAATACGATATTGCTGAAAATCCCCGGTATATTCAAGCTGCATGTACGCTTCCAATTGTTGGAAAACGTGTTCGCATTGATGGTAGGGACTATATGGATGGCGGTATAACCACCATGATTCCTGTGGAACGAAGCATTGCTGCTGGTTGTGCAAAACACATGATTGTAACGACAAAATCTAAAGATTATGTTCGTAAGCCACAAGGTGCTTTCACAGGCACACTTCTTAAACTTGTTTATCGTAAATTTCCAAAGTTAGTTGCCGACTTCTCAAATCGCGTTAACGTATATTACAAAGAACGCAAACTCATTGACGAACTCGTTGATGACGGAAAAGCGCTCTACATGTACCCAAGTAAGGAACTTGGTGTAGGGCGCTTCAAGGGTTCTACAGAACAATTTACGGAACTGTTTGCAATTGCACATCAAGATTGTGATGCGCGTCGTGATGAAATTGTTTCATTCTATCGTAGTGTAAAAGGATAA
- a CDS encoding RluA family pseudouridine synthase codes for MKIYFEDNHIIVVEKKPNQPTQEDSSGDLDLLSEVREYIRVTYEKPGNVFVGLVHRLDRPVGGVMVFAKTSKAASRLSDQVRTRKLDKTYTAIATGYVEVARYHDYMVKNKKTNMSRTVAKDFPDAKHAELHILDAQFYPNENLSRVTIKLITGRSHQIRVQFASRNHALWGDARYNTTSKPGQQIALWATALTFEHPTTKERMTFNSHTPDTYPFTLR; via the coding sequence GTGAAGATTTATTTTGAGGATAATCACATTATCGTTGTTGAAAAAAAGCCCAACCAACCGACGCAAGAAGATAGCTCGGGTGATTTGGACTTACTCAGTGAAGTCCGCGAATATATTCGTGTGACATATGAGAAACCAGGTAATGTTTTTGTAGGGCTTGTACACCGCCTTGACCGACCTGTTGGTGGTGTTATGGTGTTTGCAAAGACATCGAAGGCAGCGAGCCGTCTGAGCGATCAAGTTCGAACCCGGAAGCTCGATAAAACCTACACTGCAATTGCGACAGGATATGTTGAAGTTGCCCGTTATCATGACTATATGGTGAAAAATAAAAAGACAAATATGTCTCGGACTGTTGCAAAGGATTTCCCCGATGCCAAACATGCTGAACTGCACATCCTTGATGCACAATTTTATCCAAATGAGAATCTATCACGGGTCACAATCAAGCTCATTACAGGGCGTTCTCACCAAATTCGCGTCCAATTCGCATCTCGCAATCATGCATTATGGGGTGATGCGCGCTACAACACAACATCGAAGCCAGGCCAGCAAATTGCATTATGGGCTACTGCATTGACATTTGAACACCCAACAACAAAAGAGCGCATGACCTTTAACAGTCATACGCCCGATACTTATCCTTTTACACTACGATAG
- a CDS encoding GNAT family N-acetyltransferase: MKLKLVDITDEFDHNGVETLLFDIFVPEMDRYVGRCEYRNESGRDLRFYGNIGYVIYPPYRGHGIAYHACLDLFSILKETKKGMHEVILTCNPDNIPSQKTIAKLGGQYIETVVIDADHELRTFGETMKEIYTIKL; the protein is encoded by the coding sequence ATGAAACTGAAATTAGTAGATATAACAGATGAGTTTGATCACAACGGAGTGGAAACACTTTTGTTCGATATTTTTGTCCCGGAAATGGATCGGTATGTAGGTCGTTGCGAATACCGAAATGAATCGGGGCGAGACTTAAGATTTTATGGCAACATAGGGTATGTGATTTATCCACCCTATCGTGGTCATGGCATTGCCTATCATGCGTGTCTGGATCTTTTCTCAATTCTGAAAGAAACAAAAAAGGGAATGCATGAAGTAATTTTGACATGCAATCCTGATAATATACCTTCACAAAAAACAATTGCGAAGCTAGGTGGTCAATACATCGAAACTGTAGTTATCGATGCGGACCATGAGCTTCGCACATTTGGTGAAACGATGAAAGAAATCTATACAATTAAACTGTAA
- the cls gene encoding cardiolipin synthase: MKTLLRLFTNKIFVVGLLVVTEFFLLLALVWNLSINYAVIYGVLMFLAILLIIYIINRNDNPVYRLAWTIIILVFPPIGAVLYLVFGGKQVPKKLRERITDAYSNESFLDIDYFQTLEEAGEKRPHWNRMLRYVMNTSHYPVLQNTKSTYLASGEVKFEVMKEQLRQAKKFIFLEYFIIKDGVMWQGVLDILREKVKEGVDVRLLYDDWGCALFADLQEQCDEAGIRAISFNPLVARLAIQMNNRNHRKICIVDGRSGIVGGMNLADEYINIGSKFGHWKDTAVMIEGDGVHSLTMMFLQFWRYYTERIEDPINFKYDFNHAHDQETGYVLPFSDAPTDNVDMGLDAHMFMINNAQHYVYIQTPYLIIGYELITALKMAARSGVDVRIVVPHIPDKKIVNQVTKSNYQELLENGVRIYEYEPGFVHSKTVVVDDEIAMVGTTNMDYRSYYLHYECSILFLNNDVVHQCYLDSMDTIENKSIEISLEDALAVPAPVRLFRSIVRVFSGLM, from the coding sequence ATGAAAACACTATTACGCTTATTTACCAATAAAATCTTTGTAGTCGGTCTGTTAGTTGTGACAGAATTTTTTTTGTTGCTTGCATTGGTATGGAATTTATCCATTAACTATGCGGTAATTTATGGTGTTTTAATGTTTTTGGCAATCTTGTTGATTATCTACATTATCAACCGTAATGACAATCCAGTTTACCGTCTTGCGTGGACAATCATTATCTTAGTTTTTCCACCTATTGGTGCAGTTTTATATCTTGTATTTGGAGGGAAACAAGTTCCGAAGAAACTTCGAGAACGGATAACGGATGCTTACTCTAATGAGTCATTTTTGGATATCGATTATTTTCAAACACTTGAAGAAGCAGGAGAAAAGCGCCCCCATTGGAATCGGATGTTGCGCTATGTCATGAATACGTCCCATTATCCTGTTTTACAGAACACCAAAAGCACATATCTTGCGTCGGGTGAAGTGAAATTTGAAGTCATGAAAGAGCAGTTACGACAAGCTAAAAAGTTTATTTTCCTTGAGTACTTTATCATCAAAGATGGCGTTATGTGGCAAGGTGTTTTAGACATTTTGCGTGAGAAGGTCAAAGAGGGTGTTGATGTTCGTTTACTTTACGATGATTGGGGTTGTGCATTGTTCGCAGATTTGCAAGAACAATGTGACGAAGCGGGAATTCGCGCGATTTCATTCAATCCACTTGTCGCACGACTCGCAATACAAATGAACAATCGAAATCACCGTAAAATTTGTATCGTCGATGGTCGTAGTGGCATTGTTGGTGGTATGAACCTTGCTGATGAGTATATAAATATTGGCAGCAAGTTTGGTCATTGGAAAGATACTGCGGTCATGATTGAAGGCGATGGTGTCCATTCCCTTACAATGATGTTCCTTCAGTTCTGGCGTTATTATACTGAACGCATTGAAGACCCCATTAATTTCAAATATGACTTCAATCATGCTCATGATCAGGAGACAGGATATGTGTTGCCATTTTCAGATGCTCCGACCGATAATGTCGACATGGGATTGGATGCACATATGTTTATGATAAATAACGCTCAACATTATGTTTATATTCAAACACCGTATTTAATTATTGGGTATGAGTTGATTACTGCTCTTAAAATGGCGGCACGTTCGGGTGTTGATGTACGGATTGTTGTTCCGCATATTCCCGATAAGAAAATTGTGAACCAAGTTACGAAATCAAACTATCAAGAATTACTGGAAAATGGTGTTCGTATTTATGAATATGAGCCAGGGTTTGTACATTCGAAAACTGTGGTTGTAGATGATGAAATTGCCATGGTAGGTACAACCAACATGGATTATCGCAGTTACTACTTGCACTATGAATGTAGTATCCTGTTCCTTAACAATGATGTTGTGCATCAATGTTACCTGGATTCAATGGACACGATTGAAAATAAAAGTATTGAAATCAGCTTAGAAGACGCATTAGCGGTACCGGCTCCCGTGCGATTGTTCCGTTCAATTGTACGCGTATTTAGCGGTTTGATGTAG
- a CDS encoding MerR family transcriptional regulator, whose product MNSLYTVSQVAKETGVTIKTLHHYQTIKLLLPSKIGENGYRYYSEADIKLLQEILLYRTMGFSLHDINGLLSTEGYSTRIQRLEHQLTILNASIEKTQGMIKTINASLLAERKEQNMKHQEMFEHVDKQDDSIYRTMQNITILLSKPFTLVFFVLGIAMTIAYARALIIDTPIFGAGTEGNIVSVIFLILGISCSIVSGYNLFFVKTKDMLNTLNQKYRVK is encoded by the coding sequence ATGAATTCATTATATACGGTGAGTCAAGTAGCGAAGGAGACAGGTGTGACAATTAAGACACTTCACCACTACCAAACAATTAAATTACTCCTGCCGTCGAAAATCGGTGAAAATGGATACCGTTACTATTCTGAGGCAGACATTAAGCTTCTTCAAGAAATCCTTTTGTATCGAACGATGGGGTTTTCACTTCATGACATTAATGGTCTGCTTTCGACCGAAGGATATTCAACACGAATCCAAAGACTTGAACACCAGTTAACAATACTTAATGCATCGATTGAAAAGACGCAGGGAATGATTAAAACTATAAATGCTTCGCTTTTAGCAGAAAGGAAGGAACAAAATATGAAACACCAAGAAATGTTTGAACATGTCGATAAGCAAGATGACTCTATTTACAGAACGATGCAAAATATAACCATTCTATTAAGCAAACCCTTTACGCTAGTATTCTTTGTTTTAGGGATTGCAATGACAATTGCTTATGCAAGAGCGCTCATTATCGACACGCCAATTTTTGGCGCAGGAACAGAAGGCAATATCGTCAGTGTAATTTTTCTAATACTTGGAATTAGTTGTAGTATAGTTTCTGGCTATAACCTTTTCTTTGTAAAAACAAAAGACATGCTCAATACGCTCAACCAAAAATATAGAGTAAAATGA
- a CDS encoding DNA starvation/stationary phase protection protein, giving the protein MNNLYEALNTFLADQVVVGMKIHNIHWFMKGQGFFPMHKQMDEFYEEAEERIDTVAERLLVIGDKPLGSLKAILDRTTIEELGEHEITAFDGVSKLIVDFESLNNLALHIIKLAEEDNDPGTADHFTSISQDLGKSLWMMKSYIK; this is encoded by the coding sequence ATGAATAATCTATATGAAGCTTTGAATACATTCCTAGCGGACCAAGTAGTTGTAGGAATGAAAATACACAATATCCACTGGTTTATGAAGGGACAAGGATTCTTCCCAATGCACAAACAAATGGACGAATTTTATGAAGAGGCTGAAGAACGTATTGACACAGTCGCAGAACGTTTATTAGTTATTGGTGACAAGCCTTTAGGAAGTCTAAAAGCAATTTTGGACCGAACAACAATTGAAGAGTTAGGGGAACATGAAATTACCGCATTTGATGGGGTATCGAAATTAATCGTTGATTTCGAGTCATTGAATAACCTAGCACTTCATATTATTAAACTTGCTGAAGAGGACAACGATCCAGGTACAGCCGATCACTTCACATCGATTTCTCAAGATTTGGGAAAATCATTGTGGATGATGAAATCGTATATCAAATAA
- a CDS encoding class I SAM-dependent methyltransferase — protein MRFTNDWRDFEVIDAGNGTKIERYNDITLKRPEPVATWAPMAPQMHVDAAFNETWRFYKKLPTDWTIRYKDLSFLVRPTTFKHTGIFPEQAVNWDWMRTVIQTSEKPLRILNLFGYTGGATIACAMEDNVEEVVHIDALKSLNEWAQENVALNDLGDKKIRTITEDVMKFLEREKRRGRTYHGIIMDPPSYGRGPKGERWKIENQLQPLMEAALAILDPEALFMVINTYTTNLEPKRVHFTLQNALNNTGFPAHIHSEEIGLPITTMQQKLNCGVTTRWCYREDLF, from the coding sequence ATGAGATTTACAAATGACTGGCGTGACTTTGAAGTCATCGATGCCGGAAACGGAACCAAGATTGAACGCTACAATGATATTACACTGAAACGCCCAGAGCCGGTGGCAACATGGGCTCCGATGGCACCACAAATGCACGTTGATGCTGCATTCAATGAAACTTGGAGATTCTATAAGAAGCTTCCAACCGATTGGACTATTCGCTACAAAGATTTATCATTTCTTGTCCGCCCAACCACGTTTAAACACACAGGAATCTTTCCTGAGCAGGCTGTAAACTGGGATTGGATGCGTACCGTTATTCAAACAAGCGAGAAACCTTTACGTATTCTTAACTTATTTGGATACACAGGGGGTGCGACGATTGCTTGTGCAATGGAGGATAATGTCGAAGAAGTCGTTCATATCGATGCGTTAAAATCTTTAAATGAGTGGGCACAAGAAAACGTCGCATTGAATGATTTAGGTGACAAGAAAATTCGCACCATCACTGAAGATGTCATGAAGTTTTTAGAACGTGAGAAACGACGTGGTCGTACGTATCATGGCATTATTATGGATCCGCCCAGTTACGGCCGTGGCCCCAAGGGGGAACGTTGGAAAATTGAGAACCAACTTCAACCGCTTATGGAAGCTGCATTGGCGATACTTGACCCCGAAGCACTCTTTATGGTCATCAATACCTACACAACAAATCTTGAACCAAAGCGGGTTCATTTTACATTACAAAATGCATTAAACAATACAGGTTTTCCTGCACACATTCACAGTGAAGAGATTGGTTTGCCCATCACTACGATGCAACAAAAACTAAACTGTGGTGTAACAACAAGGTGGTGCTATCGTGAAGATTTATTTTGA